In a genomic window of Stakelama saccharophila:
- a CDS encoding outer membrane protein assembly factor BamE — protein MSVLFKRVLFAAGLAAMAATGGCTKMRAHHGYVTDADLANSIQPGVDNRDSVRRVLGTPTLPSQYTASEWYYVGRDTRSLSYRNPKPVGQTTLRIRFDDKGVVKSIDRLGMEQVVSIDPSNKKTPTLGRKRGFFDQLFGNIGQVTPGGLGGGANPNNQNQ, from the coding sequence ATGTCGGTGCTTTTCAAGCGTGTCCTGTTCGCGGCAGGCCTGGCGGCGATGGCCGCAACGGGCGGCTGCACGAAGATGCGCGCGCATCACGGCTATGTCACCGATGCCGATCTCGCCAATTCGATTCAGCCGGGCGTGGACAATCGCGATTCGGTGCGCCGCGTCCTGGGTACGCCCACATTGCCGAGCCAGTATACGGCGTCCGAATGGTATTATGTCGGACGCGACACGCGATCGCTTTCCTATCGCAACCCGAAACCGGTGGGCCAGACCACGCTCCGCATCCGTTTCGACGACAAGGGCGTCGTCAAGTCGATCGACCGCCTGGGTATGGAACAGGTCGTGTCGATCGACCCGAGCAACAAGAAGACCCCGACGCTCGGCCGCAAGCGCGGCTTCTTCGATCAGTTGTTCGGCAACATCGGACAGGTGACGCCGGGCGGGCTCGGCGGGGGCGCCAATCCGAACAATCAAAATCAGTAA
- a CDS encoding ATP-binding protein, whose amino-acid sequence MAEIMGAQAFDQAASAGSGATSTAPADTAIGMVTEIAGSSSRIVLDALVLDALSEHSDATVANTGRVGSQVKMRVGNYWLIANIRSLRIAQDDPDRIVAQIDFLGEGDQEQLTGKLYRFRRGVTRYPAPGASIFPVSTADLNQIYAADERASIEVGTVFPTRDIRAAVYVDSLLGKHFALLGSTGTGKSTATALILHRICEYSPQGHIVVIDPHGEYASAFKANGAIYDVDNLAMPYWLMNFEEHCEVFLTSAGWQRQIDADILAKCLLQARAKNRMAQEIGKLTVDSPIPYLLSDLTNIIQLEMGKMDRAGDTAPYLRIKTKIEEIKNDPRYSFMFSGMLVADTMASFLSRIFRLPSDGKPISIIDVSGVPSEVTSVVVALLSRMVFDFAIWARNEPRRPVLLVCEEAHRYVPNERRADDSSVGRTLSRIAKEGRKYGVSLGLVTQRPSDLAEGVLSQCGTIIAMRLNNDRDQAFVRAAMPEGARGFLDSIPALRNRECVICGEGVATPIRVLFDTLEESQRPDSGDPVFSQLWRDVGGEDAILDRTIKRWRAQGH is encoded by the coding sequence ATGGCGGAGATCATGGGCGCGCAGGCGTTCGACCAGGCCGCGTCGGCAGGCAGCGGAGCGACGTCGACCGCACCCGCGGACACGGCGATCGGAATGGTGACGGAGATTGCCGGCTCGTCGAGCCGGATCGTGCTCGACGCGCTGGTGCTCGACGCCTTGTCGGAGCACTCAGACGCTACCGTCGCCAATACCGGGCGCGTCGGCTCGCAGGTGAAGATGCGGGTCGGCAATTACTGGCTCATCGCCAATATCCGCTCGCTGCGGATCGCCCAGGACGATCCCGACCGGATCGTGGCGCAGATCGATTTTCTGGGCGAAGGCGACCAGGAGCAGCTCACCGGCAAGCTCTATCGGTTCCGCCGCGGCGTCACGCGCTATCCCGCGCCCGGCGCTTCCATCTTTCCGGTCTCGACGGCCGACCTCAATCAGATCTACGCTGCGGACGAGCGCGCCTCGATCGAGGTCGGCACCGTGTTTCCGACCCGCGACATCCGCGCCGCGGTCTATGTCGACTCGCTGCTCGGCAAGCATTTCGCATTGCTTGGGTCGACCGGCACCGGCAAATCGACCGCGACGGCGCTGATCCTGCACAGGATCTGCGAATATTCACCGCAGGGTCATATCGTGGTGATCGACCCCCACGGCGAATATGCGTCCGCGTTCAAGGCGAACGGCGCGATCTACGACGTCGACAACCTCGCCATGCCGTACTGGCTGATGAATTTCGAGGAACATTGCGAAGTGTTCCTCACCAGCGCGGGCTGGCAGCGGCAGATCGATGCCGACATTCTCGCCAAGTGCCTGCTCCAGGCGCGCGCGAAGAACCGGATGGCGCAGGAAATCGGCAAGCTGACCGTGGATTCGCCCATTCCCTATCTGCTGTCGGACCTGACCAACATCATCCAGCTCGAAATGGGCAAGATGGACCGCGCGGGCGACACCGCACCCTATCTGCGGATCAAGACCAAGATCGAAGAGATCAAGAACGATCCGCGCTATTCCTTCATGTTCTCCGGCATGCTGGTCGCCGACACCATGGCGAGCTTCCTGTCGCGCATCTTCCGCCTGCCCAGCGACGGCAAGCCGATCTCGATCATCGACGTGTCCGGCGTTCCGTCGGAGGTGACCTCGGTGGTCGTCGCACTCTTGTCGCGCATGGTGTTCGACTTCGCGATCTGGGCGCGCAACGAACCGCGGCGGCCGGTGCTGCTCGTATGCGAGGAAGCGCACCGCTACGTTCCGAACGAACGGCGGGCGGACGATTCGTCGGTCGGCCGGACCCTCAGCCGGATCGCCAAGGAGGGCCGCAAGTACGGCGTTTCGCTGGGCCTCGTCACCCAGCGCCCGTCCGACCTGGCCGAAGGCGTGCTGTCGCAGTGCGGCACGATCATTGCGATGCGCCTGAACAACGACCGGGATCAGGCCTTCGTCCGCGCCGCGATGCCGGAAGGCGCGCGCGGATTTCTCGATTCGATCCCGGCGCTGCGGAACCGCGAATGCGTGATCTGCGGCGAAGGCGTCGCCACGCCGATCCGCGTTCTGTTCGACACGCTGGAGGAATCGCAGCGGCCGGACTCCGGCGATCCTGTCTTCTCCCAATTGTGGCGCGATGTCGGCGGCGAGGATGCGATCCTCGATCGCACCATCAAGCGCTGGCGCGCCCAGGGGCATTGA
- a CDS encoding TIGR02186 family protein gives MRRAARLVSLALLAPLLLGAAKPVLVPDVSQRDIDIIYSFTGAELLLFGAILYPNGDLPDEGEKPPQIVVVVKGPTQSIQLREKQKVAGIWVNADRMRYRSAPSFYAIASSRPIEDLVDDRTRAIYELGLDRLQLSPASTASPAVQQRFADGLVDLRRRAGLYYEAPGAVEITDHVLYRARITIPARVPVGRFTAETFLIQDGRVLAAATRTLEIRKSGFERFVAIAAEQDSLWYGLAAVALSIGLGWGAGALWRRF, from the coding sequence GTGAGGCGCGCGGCCCGGCTGGTTTCGCTCGCGCTGCTGGCGCCGTTGCTGCTGGGTGCTGCGAAGCCGGTGCTCGTGCCCGATGTATCGCAACGCGACATCGACATTATCTACAGCTTCACCGGCGCCGAACTACTGCTGTTCGGCGCGATCCTCTATCCCAATGGCGACCTGCCGGACGAAGGCGAGAAGCCACCCCAGATCGTGGTCGTGGTCAAGGGGCCGACGCAGTCGATCCAGCTCCGCGAAAAACAGAAGGTTGCCGGCATCTGGGTCAATGCGGACCGGATGCGTTATCGGTCGGCGCCGTCCTTCTATGCCATCGCATCTTCCCGTCCGATCGAGGATCTGGTCGACGATCGGACGCGCGCGATCTACGAACTCGGTCTCGACCGGCTGCAACTCTCACCCGCTTCGACGGCGTCGCCGGCGGTGCAGCAGCGTTTCGCCGACGGGCTCGTCGATCTGCGCCGCCGCGCCGGCCTCTATTACGAGGCGCCCGGCGCCGTCGAGATCACCGACCACGTCCTCTACCGCGCGCGGATCACGATTCCGGCCCGGGTGCCGGTCGGCCGCTTTACCGCCGAGACCTTCCTGATCCAGGACGGCCGGGTCCTGGCCGCCGCGACGCGCACGCTGGAAATCCGCAAATCGGGTTTCGAACGGTTCGTCGCCATAGCCGCCGAACAGGATTCGCTGTGGTACGGCCTTGCCGCCGTCGCCCTGTCGATCGGCCTCGGCTGGGGTGCGGGAGCGCTCTGGCGGCGCTTCTAA
- a CDS encoding TetR/AcrR family transcriptional regulator has translation MPKRRGGAATGASAEDGSAASSGKAPRTDRGRRTLRAILDAAAIEFGEKGFHEGSISGITRRAGVALGSFYTYFDSKDAVFRALVRDMSGQVRDHVAPALRAADHQIAAERAGLEQFIAFVRQHKEIYRIIDEAEFVDPESFRQHYATTAERIRTRLAAASQRGELREGLSEVHAWAIMGMNVFLGLRYGVWQEDKTPEAIADTVAEMLKDGLARR, from the coding sequence ATGCCGAAGAGGCGTGGCGGGGCGGCAACGGGTGCATCGGCCGAGGACGGAAGCGCCGCCAGCAGCGGGAAAGCGCCGCGCACCGACCGCGGCCGGCGCACGCTTCGCGCGATTTTGGACGCAGCGGCGATCGAGTTCGGCGAGAAAGGCTTTCACGAAGGATCAATCAGCGGGATCACCCGGCGGGCGGGCGTGGCCCTGGGCAGCTTCTACACCTATTTCGATTCCAAGGACGCCGTGTTCCGCGCCCTGGTGCGCGACATGTCGGGCCAGGTCCGCGACCATGTCGCGCCCGCACTGCGCGCCGCCGACCACCAGATCGCGGCCGAACGGGCCGGCCTCGAACAGTTCATCGCCTTCGTCCGCCAGCACAAGGAAATCTATCGCATCATCGACGAGGCCGAGTTCGTCGACCCGGAAAGCTTTCGCCAGCATTATGCGACGACGGCCGAGCGGATCCGGACACGCCTCGCCGCCGCATCACAGCGCGGCGAGCTGCGCGAGGGGCTGTCGGAGGTCCATGCCTGGGCGATCATGGGAATGAACGTGTTCCTCGGGCTGCGCTACGGGGTCTGGCAGGAGGACAAGACGCCGGAGGCCATTGCGGACACCGTCGCGGAGATGCTGAAGGACGGCCTGGCGCGCCGCTGA
- a CDS encoding RcnB family protein codes for MIADPGRYRLDYPGRWRRWVRHYDDVLLVDVRTGRVLRVYRDFFW; via the coding sequence GTGATCGCCGATCCGGGCCGCTATCGCCTCGATTATCCCGGTCGCTGGCGGCGCTGGGTCCGCCATTATGACGACGTCCTGCTGGTCGATGTGCGGACCGGACGGGTGCTCCGGGTTTACCGCGACTTCTTCTGGTAA
- a CDS encoding ubiquinol-cytochrome C chaperone family protein, which translates to MGLLGRLFGRVETESCETLYQATVARARRPHWYIHGKVPDTIDGRFDMIAALLSMVLLRLESDPQGAAPGALLSERFVDDMDGQLREIGFGDLVVGKHIGKMMGMLGGRLGAYRQGLVDGGLQAALIRNLYRGEDPGDEAVAYVEHHLRDFRAALDAVSLDRLTAGDLP; encoded by the coding sequence ATGGGTTTGCTGGGGCGACTTTTCGGCCGCGTGGAGACGGAATCGTGCGAAACGCTGTATCAGGCGACGGTCGCGCGGGCGCGCCGGCCGCACTGGTATATCCATGGCAAGGTCCCCGACACCATCGACGGCCGGTTCGACATGATCGCCGCCTTGCTGTCCATGGTCCTGCTGCGGCTCGAATCGGATCCGCAGGGTGCGGCGCCGGGTGCGCTGCTGTCGGAACGCTTCGTCGACGACATGGACGGCCAGCTTCGCGAGATCGGCTTCGGCGACCTGGTCGTCGGCAAGCATATCGGCAAGATGATGGGAATGCTGGGCGGGCGCCTGGGCGCCTATCGCCAGGGGCTTGTCGACGGGGGGCTGCAGGCGGCGCTGATCCGCAACCTCTATCGCGGCGAAGATCCGGGTGACGAAGCGGTGGCGTATGTCGAGCATCATCTGCGCGATTTCCGCGCCGCGCTGGACGCCGTGTCGCTCGACCGCTTGACCGCGGGCGATCTGCCGTGA
- a CDS encoding glycosyl transferase family protein produces the protein MSGWGDIVTAIDFVAHETTLFACIGFLMGGIDDLIVDLLFFAGLAVRRIRRSATVPRSLALLPPPSRRLVLFVPAWDESRVIGHMLAAALKRFDYPDYAIYVGTYPNDQATIEVVADVAARDPRVRLVVGDRPGPSTKAECLNWLWQAMLRDEAAGAPEALAVVLHDAEDVVHPSELRVYAAYAARHDVVQIPVLPLADPRSPYIAGHYLDEFAEAHGKQMPVRGAIGAGLPLAGVGCAIRRSMLATIAHMRNAGPFDPESLTEDYELGLTIRKLGGRGMFARVAESPGGPPVAVRAYFPATIKTAVRQKTRWMVGIALAGWDRTGWAPLHHISDHWMRLRDRRALLAVLVLMAAYSALVVSTLAWGAHLIGGDRAPAMSASLRAAMIATFVLLVWRLGMRSAFVARHYGRREALRAVPRAVVSNIIAMLAARRALVQYVAMLRGGEVRWDKTSHHFPADLAKGDAT, from the coding sequence ATGTCGGGCTGGGGGGATATCGTCACCGCGATCGATTTCGTCGCACACGAAACCACGCTGTTCGCGTGCATCGGCTTTCTGATGGGCGGGATCGACGACCTCATCGTCGACCTGCTCTTCTTCGCGGGCCTCGCCGTCCGGCGGATTCGTCGCAGTGCGACCGTGCCCCGATCGCTTGCCCTGCTGCCGCCGCCTTCGCGCCGGCTCGTGCTGTTCGTGCCGGCATGGGACGAATCGCGCGTGATCGGGCACATGCTCGCCGCGGCGCTGAAGCGCTTCGATTATCCCGATTACGCGATTTACGTCGGAACCTATCCGAACGATCAGGCGACCATCGAGGTGGTCGCGGACGTCGCGGCGCGCGATCCGCGCGTCCGCCTGGTCGTGGGGGATCGCCCGGGCCCCTCGACCAAGGCGGAATGCCTCAACTGGCTGTGGCAGGCGATGCTGCGCGACGAGGCCGCGGGCGCACCGGAAGCGCTGGCCGTCGTTCTGCACGATGCCGAGGATGTCGTCCATCCGAGCGAACTGCGCGTCTATGCCGCCTATGCCGCGCGCCACGATGTCGTGCAGATTCCGGTGCTGCCGCTCGCCGATCCCCGTTCGCCCTACATCGCCGGCCACTATCTTGACGAATTCGCCGAGGCCCATGGAAAACAGATGCCGGTTCGCGGCGCGATCGGCGCGGGACTGCCATTGGCGGGCGTCGGCTGCGCCATCCGGCGATCGATGCTGGCGACCATCGCCCACATGCGTAACGCCGGCCCGTTCGACCCCGAAAGCCTGACGGAGGATTACGAACTCGGCCTCACGATCCGCAAGCTCGGCGGACGCGGGATGTTCGCGCGCGTCGCCGAATCTCCGGGCGGGCCGCCGGTGGCGGTGCGCGCCTATTTCCCGGCAACGATAAAGACCGCCGTCCGTCAGAAGACGCGCTGGATGGTCGGGATCGCGCTCGCCGGCTGGGATCGTACCGGCTGGGCGCCGCTGCATCACATCAGCGATCATTGGATGCGGCTGCGCGACCGGCGCGCCCTACTGGCGGTGCTCGTGCTGATGGCCGCCTATTCCGCGCTGGTGGTGTCCACCCTCGCCTGGGGTGCGCACCTGATCGGCGGCGACAGGGCACCGGCCATGTCCGCGAGCTTGCGGGCGGCGATGATCGCTACCTTCGTGTTGCTGGTCTGGCGACTGGGGATGCGGTCGGCGTTCGTCGCCCGCCATTATGGCCGCCGCGAAGCGCTGCGCGCGGTCCCGCGGGCAGTCGTGTCGAACATCATCGCGATGCTCGCCGCACGACGGGCGCTGGTGCAGTATGTCGCCATGCTTCGCGGCGGCGAGGTCCGCTGGGACAAGACCAGCCACCATTTTCCCGCCGACCTTGCCAAAGGCGATGCCACATGA
- a CDS encoding YceD family protein encodes MNASPEFSRRYRLDRLGAGTVSEDIVADADECAALARRFGLISVDRLQARCTLRREGGTVFLDGHLTARAQQRCVATDAPVPAEIDEDFAIRFVPAATPEEEEIELDADSCDTIFYQGGAVDLGEAAAETLALSLDPFPRSAQADEVLHDAGVLSEEEAGPFGALAGLRDKLAKKSSD; translated from the coding sequence GTGAACGCATCGCCCGAATTCAGCCGCCGCTACCGTCTCGACCGGCTGGGCGCCGGCACGGTGAGCGAGGACATCGTCGCCGATGCCGACGAATGCGCCGCGCTCGCGCGCCGTTTCGGCCTCATCTCCGTCGATCGGCTTCAGGCGCGCTGCACGCTGCGGCGAGAGGGCGGGACCGTGTTTCTGGATGGGCATCTGACCGCCCGGGCGCAGCAACGCTGCGTGGCGACCGATGCGCCGGTGCCGGCGGAGATTGACGAGGATTTCGCCATTCGATTCGTTCCCGCCGCGACGCCGGAGGAAGAGGAGATCGAACTGGATGCCGATTCGTGCGACACGATCTTCTATCAGGGCGGCGCCGTTGATCTGGGCGAAGCGGCGGCGGAAACGCTGGCGCTTTCGCTCGATCCCTTTCCGCGCAGCGCGCAGGCCGACGAGGTGCTGCACGACGCAGGCGTCCTGAGCGAGGAGGAGGCGGGGCCGTTCGGTGCGCTCGCCGGGTTGCGCGACAAGCTGGCGAAAAAATCGTCGGATTGA
- a CDS encoding sulfite exporter TauE/SafE family protein: MDLYLPIANLSVNALVIILLGGGVGLLSGMFGVGGGFLTTPLLIVYGIPPTVAAASAASQVTGASVSGVFAHFRRNGVDVKMGLVMVSGGVVGSLVGAGIFRVLQQTGQIDTVIAVLYVLLLGSIGTLMLTESVRSIRSARSGSTSRARKRRHHPLIASLPFRTRFYSSGLYISPLAPMLLGFFIGILTTLLGVGGGFVLIPAMLYLLGMQTRVVVGTSLFQTLFTTASATMMHALTTKAVDIVLAALLLIGSVTGAQVGVRFAQNVKPEFLRLALALMVLLVAGRIALGLGWRPDEIYSVETW, translated from the coding sequence ATGGATCTGTACCTTCCCATCGCGAACCTCTCGGTCAACGCGCTCGTCATCATCCTGCTGGGTGGCGGCGTCGGGTTGCTGTCGGGCATGTTCGGCGTCGGCGGCGGTTTCCTGACGACGCCACTGCTTATCGTCTATGGCATTCCGCCGACGGTCGCGGCCGCATCGGCCGCTTCGCAGGTCACGGGCGCCAGCGTATCGGGGGTTTTCGCCCATTTTCGCCGCAATGGCGTGGATGTGAAGATGGGGCTGGTGATGGTGTCGGGCGGCGTCGTCGGATCGCTCGTCGGTGCCGGCATCTTTCGCGTTCTGCAACAGACGGGCCAGATCGATACCGTCATCGCGGTCCTGTATGTCCTGCTGCTGGGATCGATCGGCACGCTGATGCTCACCGAATCGGTCCGCTCCATCCGCTCGGCACGCTCGGGCAGCACGTCGCGCGCGCGCAAGCGGCGGCATCATCCGCTGATCGCGTCCTTGCCGTTCCGCACGCGCTTCTACAGTTCTGGACTGTACATTTCCCCGCTGGCGCCCATGCTGCTGGGCTTCTTTATCGGCATATTGACCACCCTGCTCGGGGTCGGCGGTGGCTTCGTACTGATCCCGGCGATGCTGTATCTGCTGGGCATGCAGACCCGCGTCGTCGTGGGCACATCGCTGTTCCAGACGCTGTTCACGACGGCGAGCGCGACGATGATGCACGCCCTGACGACCAAGGCGGTCGACATCGTTCTCGCCGCCCTGCTCCTCATCGGATCGGTGACGGGTGCGCAGGTCGGCGTGCGGTTCGCCCAGAATGTGAAGCCGGAATTTCTGCGCCTCGCACTGGCCCTGATGGTGCTTCTGGTCGCCGGCCGCATCGCCCTTGGCCTGGGCTGGCGGCCCGACGAGATCTATTCGGTCGAGACATGGTGA
- a CDS encoding M23 family metallopeptidase yields the protein MFLRNDHGLDLGGSTNAPSLDRVRAPDRPLGMADRLRQRFPDFDLVPDLGSRIGSGEWFRGVATCAALCAVTLAFAPDIGQPIYAASAAPLSGTDWKAARSQSIAPLALGATTGSHMGATDAVRPLADTPERPIIELTALLGSGDRFAKVLRRTGVAEAEADRAAQLVSDAVGLKDLKSGTRLDVTLGRRPARAQPRPLEKLSFRARFDLALEVLRSDGGLRLKRIPIAIDHTPLRIRGRVGASLYRSARAAGAPAKAVEAFIKSIAAKVSMSRIGADDEFDLVIEQARAETGEVQLGKLLYAGLAHGKDDIELARWDDHGRTRWFDADGSSRIEGEMLMPVHGRITSPFGVRTHPILHYKRMHTGLDIAAAYGTPIRAADAGKIVFAGRNGGYGNFVKIRHGHGIATEYGHMSKIAVRSGRHVDRGDVIGYVGSTGLSTGPHLHYEIRRNDRPVNPKSFSYASVDRLHGSDLRTFKARLADYKALPVGGATEEPEQLASR from the coding sequence TTGTTTCTGCGCAACGATCATGGACTGGATCTGGGCGGCAGCACCAATGCGCCGTCGCTGGACCGCGTGCGGGCGCCGGACAGACCGCTCGGCATGGCCGACCGGCTGCGCCAGCGCTTCCCGGATTTCGACCTCGTTCCCGATCTCGGATCGCGGATCGGCAGCGGCGAATGGTTTCGCGGCGTCGCCACCTGCGCCGCGTTGTGCGCCGTCACCCTGGCATTCGCGCCCGATATCGGCCAGCCCATTTATGCCGCGTCCGCGGCGCCGCTCTCCGGCACGGACTGGAAGGCCGCGCGCAGCCAGTCGATCGCGCCGCTGGCGCTCGGCGCGACAACCGGCAGCCATATGGGGGCGACCGATGCGGTTCGGCCGCTGGCCGACACGCCGGAACGTCCCATCATCGAATTGACCGCCCTGCTCGGCTCGGGCGATCGCTTCGCCAAGGTCCTTCGCCGCACGGGCGTGGCCGAGGCCGAGGCGGACCGCGCCGCGCAACTGGTAAGCGATGCCGTCGGCCTGAAGGACCTGAAATCGGGAACGCGGCTCGACGTCACGCTCGGCCGGCGCCCGGCCAGGGCGCAACCCCGCCCGCTGGAAAAGCTGAGCTTCCGCGCCCGCTTCGATCTCGCGCTGGAGGTTTTGCGGTCCGATGGCGGATTGCGCCTCAAGCGCATTCCGATCGCGATCGACCACACACCGCTGCGCATTCGCGGGCGCGTCGGCGCGAGTCTCTATCGTTCCGCCCGGGCCGCCGGGGCGCCGGCGAAGGCGGTCGAGGCCTTCATCAAATCGATCGCTGCCAAGGTTTCGATGAGCCGGATCGGTGCCGATGACGAATTCGACCTGGTGATCGAGCAGGCCCGCGCCGAAACCGGCGAGGTCCAGCTCGGCAAGTTGCTTTACGCCGGCTTGGCGCACGGCAAGGACGACATCGAACTCGCCCGCTGGGACGATCACGGCCGCACCCGCTGGTTCGACGCCGACGGCAGCAGCCGTATCGAGGGCGAGATGCTGATGCCCGTGCATGGCCGCATCACCTCTCCCTTCGGCGTTCGCACGCATCCGATCCTGCATTATAAGCGGATGCATACCGGGCTGGACATCGCGGCCGCCTATGGCACGCCGATTCGCGCGGCCGATGCTGGCAAGATCGTGTTCGCCGGCCGCAACGGCGGCTATGGCAATTTCGTCAAGATCCGGCACGGCCACGGCATCGCCACCGAATATGGCCATATGAGCAAGATCGCGGTTCGTTCCGGCCGTCATGTCGATCGCGGCGACGTCATCGGCTATGTCGGTTCGACCGGTCTTTCGACCGGACCGCACCTGCATTACGAGATTCGCCGGAACGACCGGCCGGTCAATCCGAAATCGTTCAGCTATGCCTCCGTCGACCGGCTGCACGGCAGCGATCTGCGGACGTTCAAGGCGCGCCTTGCCGATTACAAGGCATTGCCGGTGGGCGGCGCGACCGAAGAGCCGGAACAACTCGCTTCCAGGTAA